The sequence CCGGATGCCACGGCGGGAGGGTGTGCCGAGAGCGAACACGTAGCATCGGTGCATGCCCATCCCTTCGCTCGAGCTCAGCGCCTCCCCGGTCTCCGACAGTCCCGCCGACGTGCTGGTGGTGTTCGCCACCACCGGCGACGACGGGCCGCAGCTGGTCGCGCCGTCCGAGTTCGAGTGGGTCACGGCCGAGCTGCGCGCCCTGGGCGCCTCCGGTGCCGCGGAAGAGGTGACCCGGCTCGCGGGCCGCGGAGACCTGGCCGGCCGCGAGCGCGGCGCGCGCATCGTGGCGGTCGCGGGCGTCGGAGAGCGGGCGGATGCCTCGGGCGTCCGTCTCGCCGCGGGGGCCGCACTGCGCGCGCTCAACGACGTCGGGCATGTGGCCATCGCCGCGTCGGAGCTGCCCGCCGAGGCCGTCGCGGCGGCGCTCGAGGGTGCCGCGCTCGGCGCGTACCGCTACAACGAATACCGTTCAGAGCCCAAGCGCGGCGCGGAGCGACTCACGGCGCACACCGCGCTCTCGGCCGAGGCGATCGGCGTCGACCGGGTGTCGATCGTGACCGAAGCCGTGGCTCGCACGCGGGACCTCGTGAACGCCTCACCGGCCGAGCTCTTCCCCGAGGCGTTCGCCTCGATCGCGACGCGGCTCGCTGACGACGCGGGGCTGCAGACCCGGGTGTGGGACGACGCCGAGCTCCGCGCCGATGGCTTCGGCGGCCTCGTCGGCGTCGGTCAGGGGTCGGCCCGAGGGCCACGGCTCGTGCGCATCGAGTACGCACCCGAGGCCGCCGAGTTCACGCTCGCGCTCGTCGGCAAGGGGATCACGTTCGACTCGGGCGGGCTCTCGCTGAAGCCCGGCGCATCGATGGTGGGCATGAAGGGCGACATGGCCGGCGCGGCCGCGGTGCTCGAGGCGATCGTGGCGCTCGCGCGCCTCGAGGTGCCCGTTCGGGTCGTCGGCTGGTTGTGCCTCGCCGAGAACCTGCCCTCCGGCACCGCGCTCCGGCCGAACGACGTGCTGCGCATCCACGGCGGGAAGACCGTGGAGGTGCTGAACACCGATGCCGAGGGCCGGCTCGTCATGGCCGACGCACTCGACGCCGCGAGCGCCGAACAGCCCGACGCGATCATCGACGTGGCGACGCTGACCGGGGCGCAGGTCGTCGCCCTCGGCCACCGCATCAGCGGGTTGATGGGCGACGACGGGCTCGTCGAACAGGTCAGGTCGGCCGCAGACGCGGTCGACGAAGCGGTCTGGCCGATGCCGCTGCCCGACCACCTGCGGCCGCTGCTGAAGTCGGAGGTCGCCGACCTCGTGAACACGAAGCTCGGCACCGTCGTGCCCGGCATGCTGCTCGCCGGCGTCTTCCTCCGCGAGTTCGTCGGACGCGTCGACGGGGGTGCGCGAATCCCGTGGGCGCACCTCGACATCGCGGGTCCCGCCGATCACACGGGCGGTGGCTGGGGCTTCACCGGGCCGGGTGCGACGGGCGTGGCGGTCCGGACGCTCGTGCGCCTGGGCGAGGACCTCGCAGCCAGGTAGTAAGGTCGTGTGGGGCGAAATCACGTCCCAGCAGCCCGCGCCCGAGCACGATTCGGGCGCGGTCCGTGCGGCAGGCCGATCGCAAGGGAGAAATCCGTTTGTCCGAGCAGAACTTTGACCTCGTCGTCCTCGGAGGCGGCAGCGGCGGATACGCGGCGGCGCTTCGCGCCGCGGAACTCGGTTCCACCGTCGCGCTGATCGAGAAGGACAAGCTCGGAGGCACGTGCCTGCACCGCGGCTGCATCCCGACGAAGGCGTTGCTGCACGCCGCCGAGGTCGCCGACAATGCGCGCGAATCTGCGAAGTTCGGCGTCCAGGCGACCTTCGACGGCATCGACATGGCGGGCGTCGCGACCTACCGCTCCGACATCATCGCGAGCAAGTGGAAGGGCCTCCAGGGCCTCATCAAGGCCCGCAAGATCACGGTCGTCGAGGGCGAGGGCCGCCTCGTCGGCGGCACCACCGTGCAGGTCGGCGACGACCGGTACACGGGCAAGGACCTCGTGCTGGCGACGGGTTCCTACTCACGCTCCCTTCCCGGCCTCGAGATCGGCGGCCGGGTCATCACGAGCGAGCAGGCGCTCGAGCTCGATGTCGTCCCCAATCGCGTCGCCGTGCTCGGCGGCGGCGTCATCGGCGTCGAGTTCGCGAGCGTCTGGAAGTCGTTCGGCGCCGAGGTGACGATCGTCGAGGCGCTCCCCCACCTCGTGCCGAACGAGGAGGAGTCGATCTCGAAGCAGCTCGAGCGCGCGTTCCGCAAGCGCGGCATCGAGTACAAGCTGGGCGTCCGCTTCCAGAGCGTGACCCAGAACGAGTCCGGCGTGGTCGTCACGTTGGAGAACGGCGACACCGTCGAGGCCGAGTACCTGCTCGTCGCGGTGGGCCGCGGCCCCGTGACCGCCAACCTCGGCTTCGAGGAAGCCGGTCTCACGATCGACCGCGGCTTCGTCATCACCGACGAGCGCCTGCGCACGAACGTGCCGAACGTCTTCGCCGTCGGCGACATCGTGCCGGGTCTGCAGCTCGCCCACCGCGGGTTCCAGCAGGGCATCTTCGTCGCCGAGGAGATCGCCGGCCTCAACCCCATCGTGGTCGAAGACGTGAACATCCCGAAGGTCACCTACTGCGACCCCGAGGTCGCGTCGGTCGGCTACACCGAGGCACGCGCGGCCGAGAAGTTCGGCGCCGACCAGGTCTCGTCGTACGACTACAACCTCGCGGGCAACGGCAAGAGCCACATCCTCGAGACCAGCGGCTCGATCAAGGTCGTCCGCGTCAACGACGGCCCCGTCGTCGGCGTGCACATGATCGGTGCCCGCGTCGGCGAGCTCATCGGTGAGGCCCAGCTCGCCGTGAACTGGGAGGCGTACCCCGAAGACGTCGCGCCGTTCATCCACGCCCACCCGACGCAGAACGAGGCGCTGGGCGAGGCATTCCTCAAGCTCGCGGGCAAGCCGCTCCACGCGCTCTGAGCGCCACCACCACTGCAATAAGCTAGAAGGCGTCCCACGCTGTGAAGGAGACAAGCGCATGAGCGAATCCGTCAGCCTCCCGGCACTCGGTGAGAGTGTCACTGAAGGCACGGTCACCCGCTGGCTGAAGAACGTCGGCGACCGTGTCGAGGTCGACGAGCCGCTGCTCGAGGTCTCGACCGACAAGGTCGACACCGAGATCCCATCCCCGGTCGCCGGTGTCATCGAGGCGATCCTCGTCCAGGAGGACGAGACCGTCGAGGTCGGCACCGCGCTCGTCACGATCGGTGACGGCTCGGGTGCCGAGGCACCCGCCGAGGAAGCACCCGCCGCGGAAGCACCCGCCGCCGAGGCACCCGCCGCCGAGGCACCCGCCGCGGAAGCACCCGCCGCCGAGGCACCCGCCGCGGAAGCACCGGCCGCCGAGGCACCGGCCGCGGAAGCACCGGCCGCTGAAGCGCCCGCCACGGAAACGCCGGCTGCACCCGCTGCTCCTGCCCCTGCTGCAGCACCCGCTGCGCCGGCACCTGCAGCTGCCCCGGCTCCGGCCGCGCCGGCACCCGCGGCCGCTCCGGCTGCGCCGGCACCCGCTCCGGCTGCGCCCGCTCCTGCTCCGGCTGCGCCGGCACCCGCTCCCGCCGCTGCCGCGCCGTCGAGCGGCGCCCACGCAGGTGGTTCGGGCTACGTCACGCCCATCGTCCGCAAGCTCGCGAACGAGCAGGGTGTCGATCTCGCGTCCGTCACCGGCACCGGCGTCGGCGGTCGCATCCGCAAGCAGGATGTGCTGCAGGCGCAGGGCGGCCAGTCCGCGGCCGCCGCAGCTCCGGCGCGCCCGCAGCTGGAGACCTCGCCCCTGCGCGGCACCACGGTGCCCATGACGCGTCTCCGCAAGGTGGTCGCGGAGCGCGCGGTCGTCTCGATGCAGTCGACGGCGCAGCTGACCTCGGTCGTCGAGGTCGACGTGACACGGGTCGCGCAGTTCCGCGATCAGGTGAAGGGCGACTTCCAGGCGAAGACCGGCAACAAGCTCTCCTTCCTGCCGTTCTTCGCGAAGGCCGCCGTCGAGGCGCTCAAGGCCTACCCGATCATCAACTCCACGGTCGACGGCGACGCGATCGTCTACCCCGAGCGCGAGAACCTCAGCATCGCGGTCGACACCGAGCGCGGTCTGCTCACGCCGGTCGTCCGTGACGCGGGTGAGCTCGACATCGCCGGGCTCGCCGCTCAGATCGCCGACCTGGCCGACCGCACGCGGAACAACCAGCTGAAGCCCGATGAGCTCTCCGGCGGCACGTTCACGCTGACCAACACCGGCTCGCGCGGCGCGCTGTTCGACACGCCGGTGGTGTTCCTGCCGCAGACGGCGATCCTCGGCACCGGCATCGTGGTCAAGCGACCCGTGGTCCTCAAGGCCGACGGGCAGGACACCATCGCGATCCGCTCGATGGTGTACCTCGCGCTGTCCTACGACCACCGCATCATCGACGGTGCCGACGCCGCGCGCTTCCTGAGCGCGGTCAAGGACCGCCTCGAGCACGGCGACTTCGAGGACGACCTCGGCATCTAGCCGAAGATCTCCCGCAGACGCCAACCGGCCTCGCTCCTCATCACGAGGACCGAGGCCGGTTCTCGTTCAGGCTCGCGGTACGGCATCTCGACCAGCCAGGCCCCGCCCATCTCCCCGGTGACCCGCGCGCCGTCGGGTGCGAGCTCAGGTGGAGGCGCGTCAGCGTCACCCGTCTGCACCGCGGCCATCAGCGCCCGATCGGCGGAATCCAGACCCGACCCCGGTTGCAGCACCGCGTCGAGGCAGGCGGCGTCAGCTTCGGCGAAACACTGCGCGCGGACCGCGAGGAGTTCGATCGCCGCCGCGGCCGCATCGGTCTCGGTATCGGTGGCCGGCACTCCGCCCCCGGCCTCGCCCGGTGCCGGATCGCTGGGCGGCGCCGCTCCCTCGGGCTCGGCGGCGGCTCCAGCAGCCACGGCGGACGCTGCGGGCACGGACGCCACCGCGGTCGCGGACCCCTCGTGCTCCGCGGTGG is a genomic window of Agromyces protaetiae containing:
- a CDS encoding leucyl aminopeptidase: MPIPSLELSASPVSDSPADVLVVFATTGDDGPQLVAPSEFEWVTAELRALGASGAAEEVTRLAGRGDLAGRERGARIVAVAGVGERADASGVRLAAGAALRALNDVGHVAIAASELPAEAVAAALEGAALGAYRYNEYRSEPKRGAERLTAHTALSAEAIGVDRVSIVTEAVARTRDLVNASPAELFPEAFASIATRLADDAGLQTRVWDDAELRADGFGGLVGVGQGSARGPRLVRIEYAPEAAEFTLALVGKGITFDSGGLSLKPGASMVGMKGDMAGAAAVLEAIVALARLEVPVRVVGWLCLAENLPSGTALRPNDVLRIHGGKTVEVLNTDAEGRLVMADALDAASAEQPDAIIDVATLTGAQVVALGHRISGLMGDDGLVEQVRSAADAVDEAVWPMPLPDHLRPLLKSEVADLVNTKLGTVVPGMLLAGVFLREFVGRVDGGARIPWAHLDIAGPADHTGGGWGFTGPGATGVAVRTLVRLGEDLAAR
- the lpdA gene encoding dihydrolipoyl dehydrogenase, translated to MSEQNFDLVVLGGGSGGYAAALRAAELGSTVALIEKDKLGGTCLHRGCIPTKALLHAAEVADNARESAKFGVQATFDGIDMAGVATYRSDIIASKWKGLQGLIKARKITVVEGEGRLVGGTTVQVGDDRYTGKDLVLATGSYSRSLPGLEIGGRVITSEQALELDVVPNRVAVLGGGVIGVEFASVWKSFGAEVTIVEALPHLVPNEEESISKQLERAFRKRGIEYKLGVRFQSVTQNESGVVVTLENGDTVEAEYLLVAVGRGPVTANLGFEEAGLTIDRGFVITDERLRTNVPNVFAVGDIVPGLQLAHRGFQQGIFVAEEIAGLNPIVVEDVNIPKVTYCDPEVASVGYTEARAAEKFGADQVSSYDYNLAGNGKSHILETSGSIKVVRVNDGPVVGVHMIGARVGELIGEAQLAVNWEAYPEDVAPFIHAHPTQNEALGEAFLKLAGKPLHAL
- the sucB gene encoding 2-oxoglutarate dehydrogenase, E2 component, dihydrolipoamide succinyltransferase, which encodes MSESVSLPALGESVTEGTVTRWLKNVGDRVEVDEPLLEVSTDKVDTEIPSPVAGVIEAILVQEDETVEVGTALVTIGDGSGAEAPAEEAPAAEAPAAEAPAAEAPAAEAPAAEAPAAEAPAAEAPAAEAPAAEAPATETPAAPAAPAPAAAPAAPAPAAAPAPAAPAPAAAPAAPAPAPAAPAPAPAAPAPAPAAAAPSSGAHAGGSGYVTPIVRKLANEQGVDLASVTGTGVGGRIRKQDVLQAQGGQSAAAAAPARPQLETSPLRGTTVPMTRLRKVVAERAVVSMQSTAQLTSVVEVDVTRVAQFRDQVKGDFQAKTGNKLSFLPFFAKAAVEALKAYPIINSTVDGDAIVYPERENLSIAVDTERGLLTPVVRDAGELDIAGLAAQIADLADRTRNNQLKPDELSGGTFTLTNTGSRGALFDTPVVFLPQTAILGTGIVVKRPVVLKADGQDTIAIRSMVYLALSYDHRIIDGADAARFLSAVKDRLEHGDFEDDLGI